The DNA region TGCTTGAGCAGGTCGTTGGGGCGCAGCGCGAAGAAGCGGCTGTCGGTGCCGCCCAGGAACGAGTACACGTTCTCTTCCGACACCAGCACCAGCTCGGTGGAGATCACCTCGCCCTCGTGCAGGGCGTGGAGGTAGCAGTGCTGCCCCGGCAGGTCCGCGCCGATGCGCTCGAAGAAGCCGCGCCCGAAGTAGTAGCCGCCGCCTGCCTCCCGCCTGTCCATCGTCTCGTTGTAGATGCGGAGGAAGTCGTCCAGCCGCTCGCCCGCGGGGTCCACGACGACGGTGACGCCGCTGCGGCGCGCCTTGTTGACGTTCTTCCGCACCTTGTGCTCGAAGTCCATCCACAGCTCGTCCATCTCCATATCCAGACTGCGAGCGACGTTGAGCTGCTTCTGCTCGCGATCGCCGGGATACGGCAGATCCAGAGCGTCGCCGTGCGCGAGCGGGAATCGGATGAACTCCGAGACGGCGCCCTCGCCCGCGGCCCACTCGTCCAGCCCGCGCCAGAAGTCCGCCGCGGCCTCCGCGCCCGTTCCCCACGCGTGCGGCCCGCCGTAGCCGTACGGGCTGACGAGGTCGCACGCGGCTCCCTGTGCCCCCGGCATCGCCGAGACGTCGCGGGCGATGAAGGGATGGACGATGCCGCCGCCGGGCACGCGCAGCACCGCGCACATCGCGCGGTCGCCCGGCGCGGCGTACAGGCTCACGTAGCCCGGGTGCGCGAAGACCTCGCGGGCGGGCCACTCGGTCCATGCCGCCAGCCACTCCCCGCGCTGCTCCGGGTCCGCCGCGTCGAGCACCCGCACGTCCACGGCGCAGCTCAGCATGCGATCTCGGTGGCGCGGGGGCGGCGCACGGCCTCGGCGAGGGCGTCCACCATGGCGCGCAGGTCGGCCGGGGCAGCGTCGTGGTGCACGGGCAGGTTCATCACCCGCCGCGCCAGCCAGTGCGAC from Longimicrobiaceae bacterium includes:
- a CDS encoding GNAT family N-acetyltransferase, producing MLSCAVDVRVLDAADPEQRGEWLAAWTEWPAREVFAHPGYVSLYAAPGDRAMCAVLRVPGGGIVHPFIARDVSAMPGAQGAACDLVSPYGYGGPHAWGTGAEAAADFWRGLDEWAAGEGAVSEFIRFPLAHGDALDLPYPGDREQKQLNVARSLDMEMDELWMDFEHKVRKNVNKARRSGVTVVVDPAGERLDDFLRIYNETMDRREAGGGYYFGRGFFERIGADLPGQHCYLHALHEGEVISTELVLVSEENVYSFLGGTDSRFFALRPNDLLKHEIIAWAKAQRKRRFVLGGGYEPDDGIYRYKLAFAPHGAVPFFAGTRVLRPDAYEALVRARAAAEPGWQPRPGFFPAYRA